The Paenibacillus sp. 481 DNA window TATGTGCAAGCAAGCTCGAAATTATACAAAGTCCTAAGCAAACACGATTATTTCAAAGAGATTGGTTGATTTATCCACTTAAATGTTCTTTCATAAGCCGATACTCCAATTTATGCGAGTACAATCGTTTTGCGGTCGAGATTGGTTTGGTGGTAAACTACTTTTCACCTCATCACAGCGTTAGTTGAAAAGGATGATCGTGTAGCGCGCATCACCTTTTTTAAACTACTATACAAAAATAACGTGTTGAGGAAGGAGGATACCCATGAACGTGTTAAAGCAGCTTTCTATCTACTTTTGGCCCAAACGATCTTTACTGTTCGCGTCGATTACATGCTTAATTGCAGCAACGGCACTCGGATTGATTTATCCGAACTTGTTGCGAATTTTAATTGATGAGGTCATTAGTAAGGAGAAATACGGATGGGTGCCTTGGTTGGCGTTAACGGTCGTCGTTGTCGTCAGCATAAAGGGCACCCTGCAATTTTTGCACGGCTATTTTGGCGGGCGTCTAGGCAACTACGTTGCATTTACGATGCGAAATGATAGCTACGACAAATTGCAGCAGCTCTCGTTTCGTTATTATGACAAAGCGCGCACAGGCGATCTGATGTCGCGTTTAACGGCAGATTTAGAAGGTATCCGCAACTTTATCGGCTTCGGTCTGGCCCAAATATTGAACATGGTGCTCATGGTTGCGTTTGGCGCTATGATGATGCTATCCATTAACTGGCAATTAACATTGGCAACACTAGTTACGATTCCTCTTCTCGCTTTTACAGCATTTCGTTTTGAATCTAAAATTCATCCCGCATTTCGTGAAATGCGTCAAACCTTCAGCCGCTTGACGACAGCAGTACAAGAAAACATCACAGGTGTGCGTACCGTAAAGTCATTTGCACGTGAGTCCCACGAAGTAGATAAGTTCTCTATTCGCAATGAAGCTTATAAAGATAATCAAATTTACGCAGCAAACTTATGGGGGCGTTTTTTTCCATTCATGGAGTTGTTGGCGTGTATCTGCATCGTATTGTTGTTAACGTTCGGTGGCAGGCTCGTGATTGACGGATCGTTGACGCTCGGTGAACTTGTCGCTTTTTTCAGTATGATCTGGTACATAATCGGCCCTATGTGGCAAATCGGATTTCATATTAACAACTATACACAATCAAAAGCATCAGGTGAGCGAGTTCTGGAACTGTTAAACACTCCGATTGACATAGAAAATAAGGCGCAGCCCTTGCTGTTAGACGATGAAGATGTTCAGGGATATGTACAGTTTCATGATGTGTCTTTTCGTTACGAAGGTGAGACAGATGCGGTTAGTCACATTACACTTGAAGCGCCAGCAGG harbors:
- a CDS encoding ABC transporter ATP-binding protein, which translates into the protein MNVLKQLSIYFWPKRSLLFASITCLIAATALGLIYPNLLRILIDEVISKEKYGWVPWLALTVVVVVSIKGTLQFLHGYFGGRLGNYVAFTMRNDSYDKLQQLSFRYYDKARTGDLMSRLTADLEGIRNFIGFGLAQILNMVLMVAFGAMMMLSINWQLTLATLVTIPLLAFTAFRFESKIHPAFREMRQTFSRLTTAVQENITGVRTVKSFARESHEVDKFSIRNEAYKDNQIYAANLWGRFFPFMELLACICIVLLLTFGGRLVIDGSLTLGELVAFFSMIWYIIGPMWQIGFHINNYTQSKASGERVLELLNTPIDIENKAQPLLLDDEDVQGYVQFHDVSFRYEGETDAVSHITLEAPAGKIIGLLGGTGSGKSTIIQLLMRAYDVQSGRITLDGHDIRDVDVKSLRQQMAAVFQETFLFSSTIRNNIAYGRNDVSDENIVHAAKLAKAHDFIMELPQGYDTVVGERGLGLSGGQKQRIAIARALLQDPKILLLDDATSAVDMETEHEIQVGFQQVMQGRTVFIIAHRISSLRHADEIIVLEQGHIVQRGTHDQLIAVPGTYQDVYHIQYADQMDRTSFADAVANSVVSSAVSTVVSSVAQSGEHEHEHEQEKAADKREDLKDKCDGMKAQVRV